From the genome of Pelobates fuscus isolate aPelFus1 chromosome 6, aPelFus1.pri, whole genome shotgun sequence, one region includes:
- the THNSL2 gene encoding threonine synthase-like 2 isoform X2 yields the protein MWHGATHAFKDLAMSCVGQFLDFFLKKRKKHINIVVATSGDTGSASIESVRGIKNIDIIVLLPHGRCTKVQELQMTTVIEDNVHVFAVDGTSDELDVPIKNLFADVDFVKKHNLMSTNSVNWARVLVQIAHFFYAYFQSAPTTNGETLPAVEIVVPSGGAGNITAGCIAQKMGLPIRLVAAVNKNDTIHRIVQNGDFSLGDTRTSLASAMDIQEPYNMERIFWLLAESERDNVKLIMEEYNEKKQVKLPQELHRKVSGAMTSCSVTDENILAAIRRCWEENKYLLCPHSAVAVFYHYQQFNAEQSSTRCCFAPASAAKFSEVILKASLTPDVPEEIKALMEKETRSIFLKKDDDWEKSLRDKIEALDQQRQSS from the exons ATGTGGCACGGGGCCACGCACGCCTTTAAAGACCTTGCTATGTCCTGCGTGGGACAGTTTTTGGATTTCTTcttaaagaaaagaaagaaacacaTTAACATCGTGGTTG CGACTTCTGGAGACACGGGAAGCGCTTCAATCGAAAGTGTGAGAGGCATAAAGAATATTGATATTATTGTCTTGTTACCCCACGGACGCTGTACCAAAGTCCAAGAACTGCAGATGACAACAGTGATTGAAGACAATGTCCACGTATTTGCGG TTGATGGGACGTCAGATGAGCTGGATGTGCCTATCAAGAATCTATTTGCTGATGTTGATTTtgtgaaaaaacacaatttaatgaGCACAAATTCTGTCAACTGGGCTCGAGTGTTGGTGCAGATCGCTCACTTCTTCTATGCCTACTTTCAAAGTGCTCCAACAACAAACGGCGAAACGCTTCCGGCTGTGGAAATTGTTGTGCCCTCGGGAGGGGCAGGCAACATTACAG CTGGATGTATTGCACAGAAAATGGGGCTCCCAATCCGTCTCGTTGCTGCCGTGAACAAAAATGATACAATCCACCGAATTGTCCAGAATGGAGACTTCTCATTGGGGGACACAAGGACAAGTCTAGCATCAGCAATGGATATTCAG GAACCCTATAATATGGAACGGATATTCTGGCTACTTGCCGAATCAGAGAGGGACAATGTCAAGCTCATAATGGAagaatacaatgaaaaaaaacaggTCAAGTTACCACAGGAACTTCACAGAAAG GTTTCAGGAGCAATGACATCCTGTTCTGTTACTGATGAAAATATTCTTGCTGCCATCAGACGATGCTGGGAGGAGAATAAGTATCTTTTATGTCCTCATTCAGCAGTGGCAGTATTTTATCATTACCAACAGTTCAATGCTGAGCAGAGCAG CACCAGATGTTGTTTCGCACCAGCTTCAGCAGCCAAATTCTCGGAAGTCATTCTGAAGGCCAGCCTTACTCCCGATGTCCCCGAAGAGATCAAAGCATTGATGGAGAAAGAGACCAGGTCAATATTCTTGAAAAAAGACGATGACTGGGAAAAGAGTTTGCGGGACAAAATCGAAGCCCTAGATCAACAAAGGCAATCGAGTTAG
- the THNSL2 gene encoding threonine synthase-like 2 isoform X1, translating to MKYTSTRGEVTGLDFEEVLFSGFAADGGLFMPEEIPKLDNNILKKWSSFSYKELVKEICSLFIPVESIPRKDLDDLIDRALTRFRHDDIIPLRRLESGLNVLEMWHGATHAFKDLAMSCVGQFLDFFLKKRKKHINIVVATSGDTGSASIESVRGIKNIDIIVLLPHGRCTKVQELQMTTVIEDNVHVFAVDGTSDELDVPIKNLFADVDFVKKHNLMSTNSVNWARVLVQIAHFFYAYFQSAPTTNGETLPAVEIVVPSGGAGNITAGCIAQKMGLPIRLVAAVNKNDTIHRIVQNGDFSLGDTRTSLASAMDIQEPYNMERIFWLLAESERDNVKLIMEEYNEKKQVKLPQELHRKVSGAMTSCSVTDENILAAIRRCWEENKYLLCPHSAVAVFYHYQQFNAEQSSTRCCFAPASAAKFSEVILKASLTPDVPEEIKALMEKETRSIFLKKDDDWEKSLRDKIEALDQQRQSS from the exons ATGAAATATACAAGCACTCGTGGAGAGGTGACTGGGTTAGATTTTGAAGAAGTGCTATTTTCCGGTTTTGCAGCAGATGGGGGACTGTTCATGCCCGAAGAAATTCCTAAATTGGACAACAATATCCTCAAAAAATGGAGTTCCTTTTCCTATAAAGAACTAGTAAAAGAGATCTGCTCCCTGTTCATTCCTGTCGAATCTATTCCCAGGAAAGATCTGGATG ACTTGATTGATAGAGCCCTGACTCGCTTCAGACACGATGACATTATTCCTCTTCGTAGGCTGGAAAGTGGATTAAATGTTTTGGAGATGTGGCACGGGGCCACGCACGCCTTTAAAGACCTTGCTATGTCCTGCGTGGGACAGTTTTTGGATTTCTTcttaaagaaaagaaagaaacacaTTAACATCGTGGTTG CGACTTCTGGAGACACGGGAAGCGCTTCAATCGAAAGTGTGAGAGGCATAAAGAATATTGATATTATTGTCTTGTTACCCCACGGACGCTGTACCAAAGTCCAAGAACTGCAGATGACAACAGTGATTGAAGACAATGTCCACGTATTTGCGG TTGATGGGACGTCAGATGAGCTGGATGTGCCTATCAAGAATCTATTTGCTGATGTTGATTTtgtgaaaaaacacaatttaatgaGCACAAATTCTGTCAACTGGGCTCGAGTGTTGGTGCAGATCGCTCACTTCTTCTATGCCTACTTTCAAAGTGCTCCAACAACAAACGGCGAAACGCTTCCGGCTGTGGAAATTGTTGTGCCCTCGGGAGGGGCAGGCAACATTACAG CTGGATGTATTGCACAGAAAATGGGGCTCCCAATCCGTCTCGTTGCTGCCGTGAACAAAAATGATACAATCCACCGAATTGTCCAGAATGGAGACTTCTCATTGGGGGACACAAGGACAAGTCTAGCATCAGCAATGGATATTCAG GAACCCTATAATATGGAACGGATATTCTGGCTACTTGCCGAATCAGAGAGGGACAATGTCAAGCTCATAATGGAagaatacaatgaaaaaaaacaggTCAAGTTACCACAGGAACTTCACAGAAAG GTTTCAGGAGCAATGACATCCTGTTCTGTTACTGATGAAAATATTCTTGCTGCCATCAGACGATGCTGGGAGGAGAATAAGTATCTTTTATGTCCTCATTCAGCAGTGGCAGTATTTTATCATTACCAACAGTTCAATGCTGAGCAGAGCAG CACCAGATGTTGTTTCGCACCAGCTTCAGCAGCCAAATTCTCGGAAGTCATTCTGAAGGCCAGCCTTACTCCCGATGTCCCCGAAGAGATCAAAGCATTGATGGAGAAAGAGACCAGGTCAATATTCTTGAAAAAAGACGATGACTGGGAAAAGAGTTTGCGGGACAAAATCGAAGCCCTAGATCAACAAAGGCAATCGAGTTAG